From a region of the Candidatus Eremiobacterota bacterium genome:
- a CDS encoding PQQ-binding-like beta-propeller repeat protein — translation MGKIDCPSCKKQVDEDMLFCPYCFSEFDKAQGDDDGDGTEGEEEEEPSAEPERPARAEKPDFLGEGDEGLLIDNRYSIIEPYHFTCSRAIYKVEDLSDAGTFYSLREFLIQGEDLLQKEDIVERFEEAAERYVNLSHPSIIKIFDYFNEENYLYLVYEFMEGKNFTQFLPEFHTRVGHAIPEGLLISWGLILSEMLEYLHGLSPRPVYVVDMPPSSLVIDEEASHIYYINIGIPHILSAVGMSEGDEYVEKLEIKEEFNSASRDIWCLGAFLYFLISSVDLQKYRSIEPEKIESLRPDLSKSFVEILYRMLGTPGRKLSHYESVKTLKHELLEKCRPRNLKTYDFYYTYRGIDLSDVQWDNFLGNTGRTSSVGAGPRIPMKRAWSCGTRNATIAHLAPCGDKLLVSFNDGHFFLFDMERGSAEWSYSLKESINAPVVHDRVIYVSSPSTPHLVAIKAGKSSVFWEAAIEGMVMCSPCAKEDILYQVTYDGTIVAIELSEGEIFWREPLEVRTISAPALYDEVLYLTALNGIVYAVNLEDRDFLWQFNTEGSISTPGAVLPELVIAGNHEGFLFCIERQNGDLRWEYDLKGSITHPIRAVEDMVICITQKGIMHHVNAESGEILWKVNLGSVFEYHYAVTHNKIYVLMPEQRLYCFDSFTGKLLDKVVLDEKVISVPLIVNGALFLVTQSGTVLCYR, via the coding sequence GTGGGAAAAATAGACTGCCCAAGCTGCAAAAAGCAGGTTGACGAGGATATGCTCTTCTGTCCTTATTGCTTCAGCGAGTTTGACAAGGCACAGGGAGATGATGACGGGGACGGCACTGAGGGGGAGGAGGAAGAAGAGCCCTCCGCTGAGCCTGAAAGGCCGGCAAGAGCAGAGAAACCCGATTTCCTCGGGGAGGGCGATGAGGGGCTCCTCATAGATAACAGGTACAGCATCATAGAGCCTTATCATTTCACCTGCTCCAGGGCGATCTACAAAGTTGAGGATCTCTCCGACGCAGGCACTTTTTACTCCCTCAGGGAGTTCCTCATCCAGGGCGAGGACCTGCTTCAGAAGGAAGATATCGTCGAAAGGTTTGAAGAGGCCGCCGAGCGCTACGTGAATCTCTCCCATCCTTCGATTATCAAGATATTTGACTATTTCAACGAGGAGAACTATCTCTACCTTGTCTATGAATTCATGGAGGGAAAGAACTTCACCCAGTTTCTCCCGGAATTTCACACACGGGTGGGTCATGCCATCCCTGAAGGCCTCCTTATCTCCTGGGGGCTCATTCTGAGCGAGATGCTCGAATATCTTCATGGCCTTTCCCCCCGGCCCGTTTACGTCGTTGACATGCCGCCTTCATCTCTCGTCATCGATGAGGAGGCTTCCCATATTTACTACATCAATATAGGAATCCCGCACATTCTGAGCGCCGTGGGAATGAGCGAAGGCGATGAGTACGTGGAAAAGCTCGAGATCAAGGAGGAATTCAACTCCGCTTCAAGGGACATATGGTGCCTGGGGGCATTTCTCTATTTTCTCATCTCCAGCGTTGATCTGCAGAAGTACCGGAGCATCGAGCCTGAGAAGATTGAGAGCCTGCGGCCCGACCTGTCAAAGAGCTTCGTGGAGATACTTTACAGGATGCTGGGAACACCCGGAAGAAAGCTGTCCCATTACGAGAGCGTAAAAACGTTAAAGCACGAGCTGCTGGAGAAATGCAGGCCCCGGAACCTGAAAACCTATGACTTCTATTATACCTACCGGGGGATCGATCTCTCCGACGTGCAGTGGGACAACTTCCTGGGAAACACGGGCAGGACCTCGAGCGTGGGCGCAGGGCCGCGGATCCCCATGAAACGCGCATGGAGCTGCGGTACGAGAAATGCAACGATTGCCCACCTTGCACCCTGCGGTGACAAGCTCCTCGTGAGCTTCAACGACGGCCATTTCTTCCTTTTTGACATGGAGAGAGGCTCGGCGGAATGGAGCTATTCACTCAAGGAATCCATCAACGCCCCGGTGGTCCATGACAGGGTGATCTATGTGAGCTCGCCCTCTACGCCTCATCTTGTGGCAATCAAGGCGGGGAAATCGTCAGTGTTCTGGGAGGCAGCCATCGAGGGCATGGTCATGTGCTCACCGTGTGCCAAGGAGGATATTCTCTATCAGGTGACTTACGACGGAACCATCGTTGCCATCGAGCTTTCCGAGGGAGAGATATTCTGGAGGGAGCCCCTGGAGGTTCGGACCATCTCGGCCCCCGCCCTCTACGACGAAGTGCTCTACCTCACAGCCCTCAACGGGATTGTATACGCGGTGAACCTCGAAGACAGGGACTTTCTATGGCAGTTCAACACCGAGGGAAGCATCTCCACGCCCGGCGCGGTCCTCCCTGAATTGGTCATCGCAGGCAACCACGAGGGTTTTCTCTTCTGCATCGAGCGCCAGAATGGTGACCTGAGGTGGGAATATGACCTGAAGGGCTCCATCACCCATCCGATAAGAGCCGTGGAAGACATGGTGATCTGCATCACCCAGAAAGGGATCATGCACCATGTGAATGCCGAGAGCGGCGAGATTCTCTGGAAAGTGAACCTGGGCAGCGTCTTTGAGTATCATTACGCGGTGACCCACAATAAAATCTATGTGCTTATGCCTGAGCAGAGGCTCTATTGCTTTGATTCATTCACCGGCAAGCTTCTGGACAAGGTCGTCCTGGACGAGAAGGTCATCTCGGTGCCGCTCATTGTGAACGGAGCCCTTTTCCTTGTCACGCAGTCAGGGACAGTGCTCTGCTATCGTTAG
- a CDS encoding HEAT repeat domain-containing protein codes for MDKIMQFLPVNIDNLEKKKDIPGLVKVLNTHKDNATRQKAAFALSKVRDENGIPHLVSILENKAEPEKLRSSCALALGQFKNEEAEIVLIKAMKTEESEEVRSGILQALADFNTPGSIKALVIAIGDKSARIKNSAGSSLGIANEAAAQCLYNALCNENDQARLKAARDIGATKNRKIIDIIAAFSRDPDSRVRKKAIQALGAFDSEAVIEPLRERLEKDEDENVSAVFTALSRIKSDKLIDTYIEGLGRLSHTIRQSCINALCERRTEKCVEAIIPLLKDPNEAPELRVNIAKALGKVKGNISLDALLAVLDTDHDALRTRVEESLAEMGHPDLAARLVVLASSENENVRRSVVKIFGKIKKAHTADTLVDMLNDSSEEVRSHVVLNLGEFSVPKVIDSLSKILGDRSEKTAMRGSAARSLGRIADERAIYPLLDALKDEEEYVRGSAAMALGAFKKGEVIESLGAALNDRSELVRCYAVESLGQVKDVKVLDILKRAEQDPSDKVKEAVARAMKNVGK; via the coding sequence ATGGATAAGATAATGCAGTTTCTCCCCGTCAATATCGATAATCTTGAAAAGAAGAAGGACATCCCCGGCCTTGTGAAAGTGCTCAACACCCACAAGGACAATGCCACAAGACAGAAGGCAGCCTTTGCCCTCTCCAAGGTAAGGGATGAAAACGGCATTCCGCACCTGGTGAGCATTCTTGAAAACAAGGCGGAGCCCGAGAAGCTTCGGTCATCCTGTGCCCTTGCCCTTGGACAGTTCAAGAACGAGGAAGCTGAGATCGTCCTCATCAAGGCAATGAAAACCGAGGAATCGGAAGAGGTGAGATCGGGCATTCTCCAGGCACTGGCGGACTTCAATACACCGGGATCCATAAAAGCCCTTGTGATAGCCATCGGCGACAAATCAGCAAGGATCAAGAACAGCGCCGGCTCATCACTGGGCATTGCCAACGAGGCTGCCGCACAGTGCCTTTACAATGCGCTGTGCAATGAGAATGATCAGGCAAGGCTCAAAGCCGCGAGGGATATAGGCGCCACAAAGAACAGGAAGATCATTGACATTATCGCCGCTTTCTCGAGAGACCCTGACAGCAGGGTAAGAAAAAAGGCCATACAGGCGCTTGGCGCTTTCGACAGCGAAGCGGTGATCGAGCCCCTCCGCGAAAGGCTTGAGAAGGATGAGGATGAGAACGTTTCTGCAGTCTTCACGGCCCTCTCCCGGATAAAGAGCGACAAGCTCATAGACACTTACATCGAAGGGCTGGGGAGACTCAGTCACACTATCAGGCAGTCATGTATCAACGCCCTCTGCGAGAGGAGGACTGAGAAATGCGTGGAAGCCATCATACCTCTCCTCAAAGACCCCAATGAGGCCCCGGAGCTGAGAGTGAATATTGCAAAGGCCCTCGGCAAGGTCAAGGGCAATATCTCTCTCGATGCGCTCCTTGCAGTGCTAGATACCGATCACGATGCCCTCCGCACCCGCGTTGAGGAGTCCCTGGCCGAGATGGGCCACCCCGATCTTGCCGCGCGCCTTGTAGTGCTCGCTTCCTCTGAAAATGAGAACGTGAGGCGCTCGGTAGTGAAGATCTTCGGCAAGATAAAGAAGGCTCATACTGCCGATACTCTCGTCGATATGCTCAACGACAGCTCAGAAGAGGTGAGAAGCCATGTCGTGCTCAATCTTGGCGAATTCTCGGTTCCAAAAGTCATCGACAGCCTCTCGAAAATACTGGGCGACAGGAGTGAAAAGACTGCCATGAGAGGATCAGCAGCGAGATCGCTTGGAAGAATAGCCGATGAAAGGGCAATCTATCCCCTCCTTGACGCTTTGAAGGACGAGGAAGAATACGTGAGGGGAAGTGCAGCAATGGCACTGGGAGCTTTCAAGAAGGGCGAGGTCATTGAGTCTCTGGGAGCGGCCCTCAATGACCGCTCGGAGCTTGTGAGGTGCTATGCAGTGGAGTCCCTGGGGCAGGTCAAGGACGTAAAGGTTCTGGACATCCTCAAGAGAGCCGAGCAGGATCCCTCCGACAAGGTGAAAGAAGCTGTGGCAAGAGCCATGAAAAACGTCGGGAAATAG
- a CDS encoding tetratricopeptide repeat protein: protein MKKKYHERLQAIYGHLDREIMAVGIGSEDNHCGDCTRCCHFLYRFPVSSLELEYLYEFYPERDHPRSYIDFLNSRLKNPDGSKARCPYCLESGCSVYLARPMCCRIYGLSPHRPLLEGCVFRQDLESAHALWRKLVPLFKEFIDLRFTYYEEQLEWFTPVTITDFLDISTLFLARGAPDRAFQNLMGAFEMSPGDPVVHSSLGWFHEQQGQYEKAVQEYECCLGLDPLDYSAHLKLGFLSHGIGDIEKAMAHYDSALAIDSVNAQAWGNKGLAHLTMGQHQEARRSYQKAIELEPDNAIYHACLGNVWYCEENTAETIKEMERALAINPHEEIALLSMASIYEKTGNMEESIRSYGRFLALCSDPAKRRIIEQKVEALAALAGKP, encoded by the coding sequence ATGAAAAAGAAATACCATGAAAGGCTTCAGGCTATTTACGGCCACCTGGACAGGGAGATCATGGCCGTGGGGATCGGGAGCGAAGATAATCACTGCGGTGACTGCACGCGCTGCTGCCATTTCCTTTACCGCTTCCCTGTAAGCTCATTGGAGCTTGAATACCTCTATGAATTTTATCCTGAAAGAGATCACCCTCGTTCATACATTGATTTCCTGAACAGCAGGCTGAAGAATCCGGACGGCTCAAAAGCCCGATGCCCTTACTGCCTCGAGTCGGGATGCTCAGTTTACCTCGCAAGGCCGATGTGCTGCAGGATATACGGCCTTTCACCCCACCGCCCTCTCCTGGAAGGGTGCGTCTTCAGGCAGGACCTGGAGAGCGCCCATGCACTCTGGAGAAAGCTCGTCCCCCTTTTCAAGGAGTTTATTGACCTGAGGTTCACTTACTACGAGGAGCAGCTCGAGTGGTTCACCCCGGTGACCATCACCGACTTCCTGGACATAAGCACCCTCTTTCTCGCAAGGGGAGCTCCTGACAGGGCTTTCCAGAACCTTATGGGCGCCTTCGAGATGAGCCCGGGCGACCCTGTGGTCCATTCATCTCTTGGCTGGTTCCATGAGCAGCAGGGGCAGTATGAGAAGGCGGTGCAAGAGTATGAGTGCTGCCTCGGGCTTGATCCCCTCGACTACTCGGCGCACCTCAAACTGGGCTTCCTCTCCCATGGCATTGGCGATATTGAGAAGGCCATGGCCCATTATGACAGCGCCCTTGCAATTGACTCCGTGAATGCCCAGGCCTGGGGGAACAAGGGCCTTGCCCACCTGACGATGGGACAGCATCAAGAGGCCAGAAGGTCATACCAGAAAGCCATTGAGCTTGAGCCCGACAATGCCATATACCATGCCTGCCTGGGAAATGTATGGTACTGCGAGGAAAATACTGCAGAGACCATAAAGGAGATGGAGCGCGCCCTGGCCATCAACCCCCATGAGGAGATTGCCCTCCTTTCCATGGCCTCGATCTATGAGAAAACAGGGAATATGGAGGAATCCATCAGGTCCTACGGGAGGTTCCTCGCACTCTGCAGCGACCCGGCCAAGAGAAGGATCATAGAGCAGAAGGTGGAGGCTCTCGCCGCGCTTGCAGGGAAGCCTTAA
- a CDS encoding 4-diphosphocytidyl-2C-methyl-D-erythritol kinase — translation MASQGGQANVSGNLLEHTVKNVFSSKGFLIVRSQDWHKSPDLFTKELLVTNVRYTSVYGHQGTTEFLLISDKHQKKIRIECKWQQVSGSVDEKLPYLYLNCIEAMPEDHIIIIIDGGGWKQGAVEWLRNAVREKKYTSESNRHKAIEVMSLTEFITWANREFK, via the coding sequence ATGGCAAGCCAGGGCGGGCAGGCCAACGTATCAGGAAACCTGCTAGAGCACACGGTGAAAAATGTCTTTTCCAGCAAGGGCTTCCTGATAGTGAGGTCCCAGGACTGGCACAAGAGCCCTGATCTTTTCACGAAAGAGCTCCTCGTCACTAATGTGAGATATACCTCAGTGTACGGCCACCAGGGGACAACGGAGTTTCTTCTCATTTCCGATAAGCATCAGAAGAAGATAAGGATAGAATGCAAATGGCAGCAGGTGAGCGGCTCCGTTGATGAAAAGCTCCCTTACCTCTATCTCAACTGCATCGAGGCGATGCCTGAAGATCACATCATCATCATCATCGACGGCGGCGGATGGAAGCAGGGCGCCGTCGAGTGGCTTAGGAACGCGGTAAGGGAGAAAAAATATACGAGCGAGAGCAACCGCCATAAGGCCATAGAGGTGATGAGCCTCACGGAGTTCATCACCTGGGCCAACAGGGAATTTAAATGA
- a CDS encoding site-specific DNA-methyltransferase: MKPYYEDKDFTLIEGDCREYLAALPADSLDMIFADPPYNLSNGGFTCHAGRRVPVNKGKWDMSRGMEEDFAFHLEWIKACRRVLKPSGTIWISGTYHSIYACGYALQLAGYKLLNDIAWFKPNASPNLSCRYFTASHETLLWAKKDEKAKHTFNYEVMKGGDWPDDLIKKPGRQMRSLWAIYTPKTAEKVHGKHPTQKPLALLRRILLASTCEGDLVLDPFTGSSTTGIMAAQLGRRFIGIDTERSFLKLSKKRYDDLKKAMTSR, from the coding sequence ATGAAACCTTATTACGAGGACAAGGACTTCACCCTCATCGAGGGCGACTGCAGGGAATACCTTGCTGCGCTGCCCGCCGATTCCCTTGACATGATTTTTGCCGATCCGCCCTACAACCTGTCAAACGGGGGCTTTACATGCCACGCGGGGCGAAGGGTGCCGGTGAACAAGGGCAAATGGGATATGAGCCGGGGCATGGAAGAAGACTTTGCCTTCCACCTGGAGTGGATAAAGGCATGCAGGCGGGTGCTGAAACCCTCGGGCACCATATGGATAAGCGGCACTTACCACTCCATATATGCCTGCGGCTATGCCCTGCAGCTTGCAGGCTACAAACTCCTCAACGATATTGCCTGGTTCAAGCCCAATGCGTCGCCCAACCTGAGCTGCCGGTATTTCACGGCAAGCCACGAGACCCTGCTCTGGGCGAAGAAGGATGAAAAAGCGAAGCACACCTTCAACTACGAGGTGATGAAAGGCGGTGACTGGCCCGATGACCTCATCAAGAAACCCGGCAGGCAGATGCGCTCCCTCTGGGCCATTTACACGCCCAAGACAGCAGAGAAGGTCCACGGGAAACACCCCACGCAGAAGCCTCTGGCCCTTCTCAGGAGGATACTCCTCGCATCAACCTGCGAAGGCGACCTTGTGCTTGATCCCTTCACGGGAAGCTCCACGACGGGCATCATGGCCGCTCAGCTCGGCAGGAGATTTATCGGTATCGATACGGAGCGGTCGTTCCTCAAGCTTTCAAAAAAGCGTTACGATGACCTGAAAAAGGCCATGACCTCCCGGTAA
- a CDS encoding metallopeptidase TldD-related protein, whose protein sequence is MINDSDSRLIILKAMKKEQKRAFSRITLENFEKPYFIGYVIKEYDSYNIWGRYGALFLNSREKTRHMYCEVRVGSHDFDNTINGGVPRKVLEKAESHKFLQGPIENNINALRLALWRLTDLKYKEALAQYLEKKGRMLNEVIKKKKIPDFSKEHASHHVDPCRPLTFDDVRFRESVRKISGNFRNCRKFINTWVQMMGKKETKFIVNTDGSEIITENFYHVFGLHASALADDGMPLNLTRNFYYRDHLEIPGDDFMERERENLVRDLSNLMKAPLLDPYSGPAIFEPEAAGVFFHEAIGHRLEGERQISSEEGHTFSGKLGERVLSPSLTIVDDPSVKSFGGKSLLGSYLYDDEGIPGQKVTLVKEGILEGYLLSRTPVEGFSHSNGHGRNDFYEFPQARMASFFVHTSDGKSKAELKSLLLKEARRQKKPHGLIIRNVDSGETNTSRYSFQAFSGNPKMVYKVNLSTGRETLVRGVQFVGTPLTSISKIIAAGDTPEVHNAICGAESGWIPVSAIAPAVLVEEIELQKTKEKNKKPPILPPPAIV, encoded by the coding sequence ATGATCAACGACTCAGACAGCCGCCTCATTATTCTGAAAGCAATGAAGAAGGAGCAGAAGAGGGCTTTTTCCCGCATCACTCTTGAAAATTTCGAGAAGCCTTACTTCATAGGCTATGTAATAAAAGAGTATGATTCTTACAACATCTGGGGCCGGTACGGGGCTCTTTTTCTGAACTCCAGGGAGAAAACCCGCCATATGTATTGCGAGGTAAGGGTCGGCTCCCACGATTTCGACAACACGATAAACGGCGGAGTCCCCAGGAAGGTTCTCGAAAAGGCGGAATCCCACAAGTTTCTCCAGGGGCCCATTGAGAACAATATCAATGCGCTGAGACTGGCCCTGTGGAGGCTCACCGATCTGAAATACAAGGAGGCTCTGGCCCAGTATCTGGAAAAAAAGGGACGGATGCTCAACGAGGTCATTAAAAAGAAGAAAATCCCTGATTTTAGCAAGGAACATGCTTCTCATCACGTTGATCCCTGCAGGCCTTTGACCTTTGATGACGTACGCTTCCGTGAGAGCGTAAGAAAGATATCAGGCAACTTCAGGAACTGCAGGAAATTCATCAATACCTGGGTCCAGATGATGGGCAAAAAGGAGACCAAGTTCATTGTCAACACTGACGGCTCAGAGATTATCACGGAAAATTTCTACCATGTCTTCGGGCTCCATGCCTCGGCGCTGGCCGATGACGGGATGCCCCTGAACCTGACCAGGAATTTCTACTACCGTGATCACCTCGAAATACCCGGCGATGACTTCATGGAGCGCGAGCGCGAGAACCTTGTCCGCGATCTCTCGAACCTGATGAAGGCTCCCTTGCTTGATCCATACAGCGGCCCGGCAATTTTTGAGCCCGAAGCGGCAGGCGTTTTTTTCCACGAGGCCATCGGCCACAGGCTCGAGGGTGAGAGGCAGATATCAAGCGAGGAGGGCCATACCTTCAGCGGAAAGCTTGGGGAGAGGGTCCTGTCCCCTTCATTGACCATAGTAGATGACCCCTCGGTAAAATCCTTCGGCGGGAAATCTCTTCTCGGAAGTTACCTCTATGATGATGAAGGGATTCCGGGCCAGAAGGTCACCCTTGTGAAGGAAGGCATCCTCGAGGGATACCTTCTTTCAAGGACGCCTGTGGAGGGCTTTTCTCACTCCAACGGCCACGGAAGAAATGATTTTTACGAGTTCCCCCAGGCGCGGATGGCCAGCTTCTTTGTCCATACAAGCGACGGGAAGAGCAAGGCGGAGCTCAAAAGCCTCCTTCTCAAGGAGGCAAGGCGGCAGAAGAAGCCCCATGGCCTCATAATCAGGAATGTTGACAGCGGTGAGACTAACACTTCGCGCTACAGCTTCCAGGCTTTCAGCGGCAATCCCAAAATGGTGTACAAGGTCAATCTCTCAACCGGCAGGGAAACTCTTGTGCGGGGCGTCCAGTTTGTAGGGACTCCTTTGACGAGCATCAGCAAGATAATCGCTGCAGGCGACACTCCCGAGGTCCATAACGCGATATGCGGGGCGGAATCAGGATGGATACCTGTCTCAGCCATTGCACCGGCCGTGCTTGTCGAGGAGATTGAGCTTCAGAAAACCAAGGAGAAAAACAAGAAGCCGCCCATACTTCCCCCGCCCGCCATTGTATAG
- a CDS encoding tetratricopeptide repeat protein: MESSKEAKIIPAALQWKSTLHPGKWKKGSLLFHQFKVESVSWGALFLEVTVLEEERGTRYVFKTFRPDFEWSEEVFDRLEHEGSRWAALESHGNILKAFGVVKTDPQSLLVREHFEGNDLTGWIGTPELDIRQALDFALQCADAMDQASRAGGLVHRDLKPGSLFITSGKVLKVTDFGLSRIFDGTEVPDSFRSEKSLSSYCYRLSKTGYWLGIPLYMAPEQEASRAHSHTLCDIFSFGMILYEMTAVPHRSLTKEWNEQMKGLYEIIRKKESSPDLFAGIDKIPRRIGEAVSRCLSRLPEDRYQSFADVRSDLASIYLEMAGHEYEPPPGVIGGNNGNDAIKAFITLTRGEYGSAMRSYNKALEADRTKPALWFWRGVALMLDGRYTDAVKSLLKSQKINPEMKYIYELAGNASTALGRYADALEFYSRVLSEQPDNLELWKKKGEALTLLGAHSDAICAFDEIIRRSPQNADAWKRKGISLRHLGRFDDALECFQKALEDNDDDSELWLNIALTAENLSKYDAALKYLERSIELSPRYADALNHRGLIMNRLSRYSEAIDCFNRALVSNQRLEKAWNGKGVALMAFRRHAEALNCFIMAVDINPLFAEAWTNKGNSLGSLGKFNEAMECFAKAAALDPLSAEAKRGMAVFGGTY; this comes from the coding sequence ATGGAATCATCAAAAGAGGCAAAGATAATCCCAGCGGCTCTCCAGTGGAAAAGCACCCTCCATCCAGGGAAATGGAAAAAGGGATCACTTCTGTTCCACCAGTTCAAAGTCGAGTCCGTAAGCTGGGGAGCGCTTTTTCTGGAAGTCACCGTTCTCGAGGAGGAGAGGGGGACACGCTATGTATTCAAGACTTTCAGGCCCGACTTTGAATGGAGTGAAGAAGTCTTTGACCGCCTCGAGCATGAGGGCTCCCGATGGGCAGCACTTGAGAGCCATGGGAACATCCTGAAGGCCTTCGGCGTGGTGAAAACCGACCCGCAGTCCCTTCTTGTGCGTGAGCATTTCGAGGGGAACGACCTCACGGGGTGGATAGGAACTCCCGAGCTCGACATCAGGCAGGCCCTTGACTTCGCGCTCCAGTGCGCCGATGCCATGGACCAGGCCTCCAGGGCAGGCGGCCTGGTCCACAGGGATCTCAAGCCGGGGAGCCTTTTCATCACTTCAGGGAAAGTGCTCAAGGTCACTGATTTCGGCCTTTCCAGGATCTTCGATGGAACCGAAGTGCCGGACTCCTTCCGGAGCGAGAAGTCTCTCTCCTCATATTGCTACCGCCTCTCCAAGACGGGATACTGGCTTGGCATTCCCCTCTACATGGCACCTGAGCAGGAGGCAAGCAGGGCCCATTCCCATACACTGTGCGATATATTCTCCTTCGGTATGATTCTCTATGAGATGACAGCTGTGCCTCACCGCTCGCTTACCAAGGAATGGAATGAGCAGATGAAGGGTCTTTATGAGATAATCCGCAAAAAAGAGAGCAGCCCTGACCTCTTCGCCGGGATTGACAAAATTCCCCGGCGGATTGGAGAGGCCGTGTCGCGGTGTCTGTCAAGACTGCCAGAAGATCGGTACCAGAGCTTTGCTGATGTCAGGAGCGATCTGGCCTCCATATACCTTGAAATGGCGGGACATGAATATGAGCCTCCTCCCGGCGTCATCGGCGGCAATAATGGAAACGACGCCATAAAAGCCTTCATCACCCTCACCAGGGGCGAGTATGGAAGCGCCATGAGAAGTTATAACAAAGCTCTTGAAGCAGACAGAACGAAACCTGCGCTCTGGTTCTGGCGTGGCGTTGCCCTCATGCTCGACGGACGCTACACTGACGCGGTAAAAAGCCTTCTCAAGTCTCAGAAGATAAACCCTGAGATGAAATATATTTATGAGCTGGCAGGGAATGCCTCAACAGCACTGGGCAGGTACGCTGATGCGCTGGAGTTTTATTCCAGGGTTCTCTCTGAGCAGCCCGATAACCTTGAGCTCTGGAAGAAAAAGGGAGAGGCCCTGACTCTGCTGGGAGCTCACAGTGACGCGATATGCGCCTTTGATGAGATAATCCGCAGGTCGCCGCAGAACGCCGACGCCTGGAAAAGGAAGGGCATCTCGCTCAGGCACCTCGGCCGGTTTGATGACGCCCTTGAATGCTTTCAGAAAGCCCTTGAGGACAATGACGATGACTCTGAGCTCTGGCTCAACATCGCGCTCACGGCGGAAAACCTCTCGAAGTATGATGCCGCCCTTAAATACCTGGAGAGAAGCATCGAGCTTTCACCCCGGTATGCCGATGCACTCAACCACAGGGGCCTGATCATGAACAGGCTCAGCAGGTACTCTGAAGCGATTGACTGTTTTAACAGGGCCCTTGTGTCAAACCAGAGGCTTGAAAAGGCATGGAACGGAAAAGGAGTGGCTCTCATGGCCTTCAGAAGGCATGCCGAGGCTCTTAACTGCTTTATCATGGCAGTGGATATAAATCCCCTCTTTGCAGAAGCCTGGACCAACAAAGGCAACTCCCTTGGCTCACTTGGGAAATTCAATGAGGCCATGGAATGCTTTGCCAAGGCTGCGGCGCTTGATCCGCTCTCTGCAGAAGCGAAACGGGGCATGGCAGTCTTTGGCGGCACCTACTAG
- a CDS encoding A/G-specific adenine glycosylase, which yields MKTSSNDMLRKGADLQACESLTGSLDFDPSSIEPADIRRFRELIMGYYRSFGRSLPWRTEINPYRVTVSEVMLQQTQVERVRQKYEPFIARYPGFASLAAAPLSDVLEAWQGLGYNRRALALKKIAALVINTYDGRLPSDPEILRTLPGIGDATARSICVFAFNLPLAFIETNIRALFIHFFYRRCTSVHDRDILPLVEKTLERENPREWYHALMDYGVFLKKQLANPGKKSAHHRRQSPFQGSHRQVRGLLLRTLLASYPLSREDLAGHLEVPIEAVARAAGELLEEGFIGEECGLLSIR from the coding sequence ATGAAAACAAGCTCCAATGACATGCTTCGGAAGGGAGCAGATCTGCAGGCATGCGAGTCGCTCACCGGGAGCCTGGACTTTGATCCCTCAAGTATTGAGCCCGCTGATATAAGGCGCTTCAGGGAGCTCATCATGGGTTATTACCGCAGCTTCGGGCGGAGCCTCCCATGGCGGACCGAAATAAATCCCTACAGGGTAACCGTTTCCGAAGTCATGCTCCAGCAGACGCAGGTTGAGCGGGTCAGGCAGAAATATGAGCCCTTTATTGCACGGTACCCCGGGTTTGCCTCACTGGCGGCGGCTCCTCTTTCTGATGTCCTTGAGGCATGGCAGGGGCTTGGTTACAACAGAAGAGCGCTGGCACTTAAAAAGATTGCCGCTCTAGTGATTAATACTTATGATGGCAGGCTTCCATCTGATCCTGAGATTCTCAGAACATTGCCAGGCATAGGCGATGCTACCGCCCGATCCATATGTGTCTTTGCATTCAATCTGCCCCTGGCCTTCATTGAGACCAATATCAGGGCCCTGTTCATCCATTTCTTCTATCGCCGGTGCACTTCTGTCCATGACAGGGACATCCTTCCCCTTGTGGAGAAGACCCTGGAAAGAGAGAATCCCCGGGAATGGTATCATGCCCTCATGGATTACGGCGTATTCCTCAAGAAGCAGCTGGCCAACCCGGGGAAGAAAAGCGCCCACCACCGCAGGCAGAGCCCTTTCCAGGGATCGCACCGGCAGGTGCGGGGGCTGCTGCTGCGGACCCTTCTTGCCTCTTATCCCCTTTCCAGGGAGGACCTTGCAGGGCACCTGGAAGTCCCCATTGAAGCCGTTGCAAGAGCCGCCGGCGAGCTTCTCGAGGAAGGGTTCATTGGCGAAGAGTGTGGACTGCTCAGCATACGCTGA